A genomic segment from Acyrthosiphon pisum isolate AL4f chromosome A3, pea_aphid_22Mar2018_4r6ur, whole genome shotgun sequence encodes:
- the LOC100164083 gene encoding phosphatidylinositol-binding clathrin assembly protein LAP isoform X3 — translation MAGQTIQDRLLAARHSLAGQGLAKSVCKATTEELIGPKKKHLDYLIHCTNEPNVSIPQLANLLIERSQNASWVVVFKSLITVHHLMCYGNERFTQYLASSNSSFQLSNFLDKSSLQGPVGVRSGYDMSPFIRRYSKYLNEKALSYRTVAFDFCKVKRSKEDGVLRTMNSEKLLKTLPVLQSQLDALLEFDCSAADLTNGVINMAFMLLFRDLIRLFAGYNDSIINLLEKYFDMNKKQCRDALDLYKKFLIRMDRVGEFLKVAENVGIDKGEIPDLTKAPSSLLDALEQHLASIEGKKSAANTPTQATSSSFGTIAQQADGVEESLKQAVLAEEEAVLNQYKAKVNSPVNGTIASVNNPFLVSSEPIVDLFSCPAPATQTSTKASDDLLQLSNPFADMFSTPMTGSQTNATNDISTPLANNWMSNGFNTNSNAFVDDKSFTSVFGQPESNQSCPAPTATAACSGTSFISSNVFSDSNIFESSPPSVEKSQSRKSSGASIPPPRPPPPSTTLPSSDPNPVSDSAADIFLPQSVPQPINGSPGKTNLAALTSGASDSGNKKVLTGDLDSSLASLAENLTINKVTQPPPVQWNSPKNTPKPGNGQPGMGWSPQPMAATTGANYRPMGQGMMSNPSPFVSTYGPMGVQPSCIGGSAVGGGNLGMTAPSSTQSSQPQPVLDPFGL, via the exons ATGGCCGGTCAAACAATACAAGATAGACTGCTGGCTGCCCGACACAGTTTAGCTGGACAAGGTCTGGCCAAATCCGTGTGCAAGGCCACCACCGAAGAGCTGATCGGACCGAAAAAGAAACACTTGGACT aTTTGATACACTGTACTAATGAACCAAATGTGTCAATCCCTCAACTAGCCAATCTATTAATTGAACGGTCACAAAATGCCAGTTGGGTGGtagtatttaaatcattaatcacGGTTCATCATTTAATGTGTTATGGAAATGAG agATTTACACAGTATTTGGCATCCAGCAATAGTTCCTTTCAACTTAGCAATTTTTTGGATAAAAGCAGTTTACAag GACCTGTCGGAGTACGATCTG gttatgATATGTCACCATTTATTCGAcgttattcaaaatacttaaatgaaAAAGCTTTATCGTATCGTACAGTGGCATTTGATTTTTGTAAAGTTAAAAgaag TAAAGAAGATGGAGTATTACGCACTATGAATTCAGAAAAGTTGTTGAAGACATTACCAGTTTTACAGTCACAACTTGATGCATTACTTGAATTTGATTGTTCTGCTGCTGATCTCACTAATGGTGTTATTAATATGGCATTCATGTTGTTATTTCGTGATCTGATCCGACTGTTTGCTGGTTATAATGATAGTATCATTAAtcttttag aaaaatattttgatatgaacAAAAAACAATGCCGGGATGCtttagatttatataaaaagtttctTATTAGAATGGATCGAGTAGGAGAATTTCTCAAAGTTGCAGAAAATGTTGGAATTGACAAGGGTGAAATACCCGATCTCActaaa GCCCCGAGTAGCTTATTGGATGCATTAGAACAACATTTAGCTTCTATTGAAGGCAAAAAATCAGCAGCAAACACTCCCACACAAGCAACAAG CAGCTCTTTTGGAACAATTGCCCAGCAGGCGGATGGAGTTGAGGAGTCATTGAAGCAAGCAGTTTTGGCTGAAGAAGAAGctgttttaaatcaatataag GCCAAAGTCAACAGTCCTGTGAATGGTACCATCGCTTCAGTCAACAATCCATTTTTAGTTTCATCTGAGCCTATTGTAGACTTATTTTCATGTCCAGCTCCGGCTACACAG acGTCAACGAAAGCTTCAGATGATTTACTTCAATTAAGTAATCCATTTGCTGACATGTTTTCCACTCCAATGACAGGATCACAAACAAATGCTACGAATGATATATCTACTCCTCTTGCTAATAACTGGATGAGTAATGGATTTAATACAAATAGTAATGCATTTGTTGATGATAAATCATTTACATCTGTTTTTGGTCAACCTGAATCCAACCAATCATGTCCTGCTCCCACTGCTACAG CTGCGTGTTCTGGGACATCTTTTATCTCTTCAAATGTTTTTTctgattcaaatatttttgaatcaaGTCCTCCATCTGTTGAAAAATCACAATCCAGAAAATCTAGTGGGGCATCAATACCTCCACCAAGACCTCCTCCGCCTTCTACTACTCTTCCATCATCTGATCCTAATCCTGTTTCGGATTCGGCAGCGGATATTTTTCTTCCTCAAAGCGTCCCTCAACCTATAAATGGATCTCCTGGCAAAACCAATTTGGCCGCACTTACTtcag gtgCATCTGATTCAGGTAATAAAAAGGTATTAACTGGAGATTTAGATAGCAGTCTAGCATCATTAGCAGAAAATCTTACTATCAATAAAGTTACACAACCGCCAcc agttCAATGGAATTCTCCTAAAAATACTCCAAAACCTGGTAATGGTCAACCAGGGATGGGTTGGAGCCCTCAGCCTATGGCCGCTACAACTGGTGCAAATTATCGACCAATG GGTCAAGGAATGATGTCCAACCCTTCACCATTTGTATCAACATATGGTCCAATG GGTGTACAACCCAGCTGTATTGGTGGTAGTGCAGTAGGTGGTGGTAATCTTGGAATGACTGCTCCTTCCAGTACTCAGAGCTCTCAGCCACAGCCTGTCTTAGATCCTTTTGGTTTATAA
- the LOC100164083 gene encoding phosphatidylinositol-binding clathrin assembly protein LAP isoform X8 codes for MAGQTIQDRLLAARHSLAGQGLAKSVCKATTEELIGPKKKHLDYLIHCTNEPNVSIPQLANLLIERSQNASWVVVFKSLITVHHLMCYGNERFTQYLASSNSSFQLSNFLDKSSLQGPVGVRSGYDMSPFIRRYSKYLNEKALSYRTVAFDFCKVKRSKEDGVLRTMNSEKLLKTLPVLQSQLDALLEFDCSAADLTNGVINMAFMLLFRDLIRLFAGYNDSIINLLEKYFDMNKKQCRDALDLYKKFLIRMDRVGEFLKVAENVGIDKGEIPDLTKAPSSLLDALEQHLASIEGKKSAANTPTQATSTHRTDVKTGVSALSSTSSSFGTIAQQADGVEESLKQAVLAEEEAVLNQYKAKVNSPVNGTIASVNNPFLVSSEPIVDLFSCPAPATQTSTKASDDLLQLSNPFADMFSTPMTGSQTNATNDISTPLANNWMSNGFNTNSNAFVDDKSFTSVFGQPESNQSCPAPTATGASDSGNKKVLTGDLDSSLASLAENLTINKVTQPPPVQWNSPKNTPKPGNGQPGMGWSPQPMAATTGANYRPMGQGMMSNPSPFVSTYGPMGVQPSCIGGSAVGGGNLGMTAPSSTQSSQPQPVLDPFGL; via the exons ATGGCCGGTCAAACAATACAAGATAGACTGCTGGCTGCCCGACACAGTTTAGCTGGACAAGGTCTGGCCAAATCCGTGTGCAAGGCCACCACCGAAGAGCTGATCGGACCGAAAAAGAAACACTTGGACT aTTTGATACACTGTACTAATGAACCAAATGTGTCAATCCCTCAACTAGCCAATCTATTAATTGAACGGTCACAAAATGCCAGTTGGGTGGtagtatttaaatcattaatcacGGTTCATCATTTAATGTGTTATGGAAATGAG agATTTACACAGTATTTGGCATCCAGCAATAGTTCCTTTCAACTTAGCAATTTTTTGGATAAAAGCAGTTTACAag GACCTGTCGGAGTACGATCTG gttatgATATGTCACCATTTATTCGAcgttattcaaaatacttaaatgaaAAAGCTTTATCGTATCGTACAGTGGCATTTGATTTTTGTAAAGTTAAAAgaag TAAAGAAGATGGAGTATTACGCACTATGAATTCAGAAAAGTTGTTGAAGACATTACCAGTTTTACAGTCACAACTTGATGCATTACTTGAATTTGATTGTTCTGCTGCTGATCTCACTAATGGTGTTATTAATATGGCATTCATGTTGTTATTTCGTGATCTGATCCGACTGTTTGCTGGTTATAATGATAGTATCATTAAtcttttag aaaaatattttgatatgaacAAAAAACAATGCCGGGATGCtttagatttatataaaaagtttctTATTAGAATGGATCGAGTAGGAGAATTTCTCAAAGTTGCAGAAAATGTTGGAATTGACAAGGGTGAAATACCCGATCTCActaaa GCCCCGAGTAGCTTATTGGATGCATTAGAACAACATTTAGCTTCTATTGAAGGCAAAAAATCAGCAGCAAACACTCCCACACAAGCAACAAG CACTCATCGGACAGATGTAAAGACTGGTGTATCTGCCCTTTCTTCCACTAGCAGCTCTTTTGGAACAATTGCCCAGCAGGCGGATGGAGTTGAGGAGTCATTGAAGCAAGCAGTTTTGGCTGAAGAAGAAGctgttttaaatcaatataag GCCAAAGTCAACAGTCCTGTGAATGGTACCATCGCTTCAGTCAACAATCCATTTTTAGTTTCATCTGAGCCTATTGTAGACTTATTTTCATGTCCAGCTCCGGCTACACAG acGTCAACGAAAGCTTCAGATGATTTACTTCAATTAAGTAATCCATTTGCTGACATGTTTTCCACTCCAATGACAGGATCACAAACAAATGCTACGAATGATATATCTACTCCTCTTGCTAATAACTGGATGAGTAATGGATTTAATACAAATAGTAATGCATTTGTTGATGATAAATCATTTACATCTGTTTTTGGTCAACCTGAATCCAACCAATCATGTCCTGCTCCCACTGCTACAG gtgCATCTGATTCAGGTAATAAAAAGGTATTAACTGGAGATTTAGATAGCAGTCTAGCATCATTAGCAGAAAATCTTACTATCAATAAAGTTACACAACCGCCAcc agttCAATGGAATTCTCCTAAAAATACTCCAAAACCTGGTAATGGTCAACCAGGGATGGGTTGGAGCCCTCAGCCTATGGCCGCTACAACTGGTGCAAATTATCGACCAATG GGTCAAGGAATGATGTCCAACCCTTCACCATTTGTATCAACATATGGTCCAATG GGTGTACAACCCAGCTGTATTGGTGGTAGTGCAGTAGGTGGTGGTAATCTTGGAATGACTGCTCCTTCCAGTACTCAGAGCTCTCAGCCACAGCCTGTCTTAGATCCTTTTGGTTTATAA
- the LOC100164083 gene encoding phosphatidylinositol-binding clathrin assembly protein LAP isoform X5 — MAGQTIQDRLLAARHSLAGQGLAKSVCKATTEELIGPKKKHLDYLIHCTNEPNVSIPQLANLLIERSQNASWVVVFKSLITVHHLMCYGNERFTQYLASSNSSFQLSNFLDKSSLQGPVGVRSGYDMSPFIRRYSKYLNEKALSYRTVAFDFCKVKRSKEDGVLRTMNSEKLLKTLPVLQSQLDALLEFDCSAADLTNGVINMAFMLLFRDLIRLFAGYNDSIINLLEKYFDMNKKQCRDALDLYKKFLIRMDRVGEFLKVAENVGIDKGEIPDLTKAPSSLLDALEQHLASIEGKKSAANTPTQATSSFGTIAQQADGVEESLKQAVLAEEEAVLNQYKAKVNSPVNGTIASVNNPFLVSSEPIVDLFSCPAPATQTSTKASDDLLQLSNPFADMFSTPMTGSQTNATNDISTPLANNWMSNGFNTNSNAFVDDKSFTSVFGQPESNQSCPAPTATAACSGTSFISSNVFSDSNIFESSPPSVEKSQSRKSSGASIPPPRPPPPSTTLPSSDPNPVSDSAADIFLPQSVPQPINGSPGKTNLAALTSGASDSGNKKVLTGDLDSSLASLAENLTINKVTQPPPVQWNSPKNTPKPGNGQPGMGWSPQPMAATTGANYRPMGQGMMSNPSPFVSTYGPMGVQPSCIGGSAVGGGNLGMTAPSSTQSSQPQPVLDPFGL, encoded by the exons ATGGCCGGTCAAACAATACAAGATAGACTGCTGGCTGCCCGACACAGTTTAGCTGGACAAGGTCTGGCCAAATCCGTGTGCAAGGCCACCACCGAAGAGCTGATCGGACCGAAAAAGAAACACTTGGACT aTTTGATACACTGTACTAATGAACCAAATGTGTCAATCCCTCAACTAGCCAATCTATTAATTGAACGGTCACAAAATGCCAGTTGGGTGGtagtatttaaatcattaatcacGGTTCATCATTTAATGTGTTATGGAAATGAG agATTTACACAGTATTTGGCATCCAGCAATAGTTCCTTTCAACTTAGCAATTTTTTGGATAAAAGCAGTTTACAag GACCTGTCGGAGTACGATCTG gttatgATATGTCACCATTTATTCGAcgttattcaaaatacttaaatgaaAAAGCTTTATCGTATCGTACAGTGGCATTTGATTTTTGTAAAGTTAAAAgaag TAAAGAAGATGGAGTATTACGCACTATGAATTCAGAAAAGTTGTTGAAGACATTACCAGTTTTACAGTCACAACTTGATGCATTACTTGAATTTGATTGTTCTGCTGCTGATCTCACTAATGGTGTTATTAATATGGCATTCATGTTGTTATTTCGTGATCTGATCCGACTGTTTGCTGGTTATAATGATAGTATCATTAAtcttttag aaaaatattttgatatgaacAAAAAACAATGCCGGGATGCtttagatttatataaaaagtttctTATTAGAATGGATCGAGTAGGAGAATTTCTCAAAGTTGCAGAAAATGTTGGAATTGACAAGGGTGAAATACCCGATCTCActaaa GCCCCGAGTAGCTTATTGGATGCATTAGAACAACATTTAGCTTCTATTGAAGGCAAAAAATCAGCAGCAAACACTCCCACACAAGCAACAAG CTCTTTTGGAACAATTGCCCAGCAGGCGGATGGAGTTGAGGAGTCATTGAAGCAAGCAGTTTTGGCTGAAGAAGAAGctgttttaaatcaatataag GCCAAAGTCAACAGTCCTGTGAATGGTACCATCGCTTCAGTCAACAATCCATTTTTAGTTTCATCTGAGCCTATTGTAGACTTATTTTCATGTCCAGCTCCGGCTACACAG acGTCAACGAAAGCTTCAGATGATTTACTTCAATTAAGTAATCCATTTGCTGACATGTTTTCCACTCCAATGACAGGATCACAAACAAATGCTACGAATGATATATCTACTCCTCTTGCTAATAACTGGATGAGTAATGGATTTAATACAAATAGTAATGCATTTGTTGATGATAAATCATTTACATCTGTTTTTGGTCAACCTGAATCCAACCAATCATGTCCTGCTCCCACTGCTACAG CTGCGTGTTCTGGGACATCTTTTATCTCTTCAAATGTTTTTTctgattcaaatatttttgaatcaaGTCCTCCATCTGTTGAAAAATCACAATCCAGAAAATCTAGTGGGGCATCAATACCTCCACCAAGACCTCCTCCGCCTTCTACTACTCTTCCATCATCTGATCCTAATCCTGTTTCGGATTCGGCAGCGGATATTTTTCTTCCTCAAAGCGTCCCTCAACCTATAAATGGATCTCCTGGCAAAACCAATTTGGCCGCACTTACTtcag gtgCATCTGATTCAGGTAATAAAAAGGTATTAACTGGAGATTTAGATAGCAGTCTAGCATCATTAGCAGAAAATCTTACTATCAATAAAGTTACACAACCGCCAcc agttCAATGGAATTCTCCTAAAAATACTCCAAAACCTGGTAATGGTCAACCAGGGATGGGTTGGAGCCCTCAGCCTATGGCCGCTACAACTGGTGCAAATTATCGACCAATG GGTCAAGGAATGATGTCCAACCCTTCACCATTTGTATCAACATATGGTCCAATG GGTGTACAACCCAGCTGTATTGGTGGTAGTGCAGTAGGTGGTGGTAATCTTGGAATGACTGCTCCTTCCAGTACTCAGAGCTCTCAGCCACAGCCTGTCTTAGATCCTTTTGGTTTATAA
- the LOC100164083 gene encoding phosphatidylinositol-binding clathrin assembly protein LAP isoform X1, whose product MAGQTIQDRLLAARHSLAGQGLAKSVCKATTEELIGPKKKHLDYLIHCTNEPNVSIPQLANLLIERSQNASWVVVFKSLITVHHLMCYGNERFTQYLASSNSSFQLSNFLDKSSLQGPVGVRSGYDMSPFIRRYSKYLNEKALSYRTVAFDFCKVKRSKEDGVLRTMNSEKLLKTLPVLQSQLDALLEFDCSAADLTNGVINMAFMLLFRDLIRLFAGYNDSIINLLEKYFDMNKKQCRDALDLYKKFLIRMDRVGEFLKVAENVGIDKGEIPDLTKAPSSLLDALEQHLASIEGKKSAANTPTQATSTHRTDVKTGVSALSSTSSSFGTIAQQADGVEESLKQAVLAEEEAVLNQYKAKVNSPVNGTIASVNNPFLVSSEPIVDLFSCPAPATQTSTKASDDLLQLSNPFADMFSTPMTGSQTNATNDISTPLANNWMSNGFNTNSNAFVDDKSFTSVFGQPESNQSCPAPTATAACSGTSFISSNVFSDSNIFESSPPSVEKSQSRKSSGASIPPPRPPPPSTTLPSSDPNPVSDSAADIFLPQSVPQPINGSPGKTNLAALTSGASDSGNKKVLTGDLDSSLASLAENLTINKVTQPPPVQWNSPKNTPKPGNGQPGMGWSPQPMAATTGANYRPMGQGMMSNPSPFVSTYGPMGVQPSCIGGSAVGGGNLGMTAPSSTQSSQPQPVLDPFGL is encoded by the exons ATGGCCGGTCAAACAATACAAGATAGACTGCTGGCTGCCCGACACAGTTTAGCTGGACAAGGTCTGGCCAAATCCGTGTGCAAGGCCACCACCGAAGAGCTGATCGGACCGAAAAAGAAACACTTGGACT aTTTGATACACTGTACTAATGAACCAAATGTGTCAATCCCTCAACTAGCCAATCTATTAATTGAACGGTCACAAAATGCCAGTTGGGTGGtagtatttaaatcattaatcacGGTTCATCATTTAATGTGTTATGGAAATGAG agATTTACACAGTATTTGGCATCCAGCAATAGTTCCTTTCAACTTAGCAATTTTTTGGATAAAAGCAGTTTACAag GACCTGTCGGAGTACGATCTG gttatgATATGTCACCATTTATTCGAcgttattcaaaatacttaaatgaaAAAGCTTTATCGTATCGTACAGTGGCATTTGATTTTTGTAAAGTTAAAAgaag TAAAGAAGATGGAGTATTACGCACTATGAATTCAGAAAAGTTGTTGAAGACATTACCAGTTTTACAGTCACAACTTGATGCATTACTTGAATTTGATTGTTCTGCTGCTGATCTCACTAATGGTGTTATTAATATGGCATTCATGTTGTTATTTCGTGATCTGATCCGACTGTTTGCTGGTTATAATGATAGTATCATTAAtcttttag aaaaatattttgatatgaacAAAAAACAATGCCGGGATGCtttagatttatataaaaagtttctTATTAGAATGGATCGAGTAGGAGAATTTCTCAAAGTTGCAGAAAATGTTGGAATTGACAAGGGTGAAATACCCGATCTCActaaa GCCCCGAGTAGCTTATTGGATGCATTAGAACAACATTTAGCTTCTATTGAAGGCAAAAAATCAGCAGCAAACACTCCCACACAAGCAACAAG CACTCATCGGACAGATGTAAAGACTGGTGTATCTGCCCTTTCTTCCACTAGCAGCTCTTTTGGAACAATTGCCCAGCAGGCGGATGGAGTTGAGGAGTCATTGAAGCAAGCAGTTTTGGCTGAAGAAGAAGctgttttaaatcaatataag GCCAAAGTCAACAGTCCTGTGAATGGTACCATCGCTTCAGTCAACAATCCATTTTTAGTTTCATCTGAGCCTATTGTAGACTTATTTTCATGTCCAGCTCCGGCTACACAG acGTCAACGAAAGCTTCAGATGATTTACTTCAATTAAGTAATCCATTTGCTGACATGTTTTCCACTCCAATGACAGGATCACAAACAAATGCTACGAATGATATATCTACTCCTCTTGCTAATAACTGGATGAGTAATGGATTTAATACAAATAGTAATGCATTTGTTGATGATAAATCATTTACATCTGTTTTTGGTCAACCTGAATCCAACCAATCATGTCCTGCTCCCACTGCTACAG CTGCGTGTTCTGGGACATCTTTTATCTCTTCAAATGTTTTTTctgattcaaatatttttgaatcaaGTCCTCCATCTGTTGAAAAATCACAATCCAGAAAATCTAGTGGGGCATCAATACCTCCACCAAGACCTCCTCCGCCTTCTACTACTCTTCCATCATCTGATCCTAATCCTGTTTCGGATTCGGCAGCGGATATTTTTCTTCCTCAAAGCGTCCCTCAACCTATAAATGGATCTCCTGGCAAAACCAATTTGGCCGCACTTACTtcag gtgCATCTGATTCAGGTAATAAAAAGGTATTAACTGGAGATTTAGATAGCAGTCTAGCATCATTAGCAGAAAATCTTACTATCAATAAAGTTACACAACCGCCAcc agttCAATGGAATTCTCCTAAAAATACTCCAAAACCTGGTAATGGTCAACCAGGGATGGGTTGGAGCCCTCAGCCTATGGCCGCTACAACTGGTGCAAATTATCGACCAATG GGTCAAGGAATGATGTCCAACCCTTCACCATTTGTATCAACATATGGTCCAATG GGTGTACAACCCAGCTGTATTGGTGGTAGTGCAGTAGGTGGTGGTAATCTTGGAATGACTGCTCCTTCCAGTACTCAGAGCTCTCAGCCACAGCCTGTCTTAGATCCTTTTGGTTTATAA